One window from the genome of Erwinia sorbitola encodes:
- the tagH gene encoding type VI secretion system-associated FHA domain protein TagH: MRLTILQNQADVPVIACDFVPPGGTIGRSVDNDLVLPDPDRTISRLQALVHVAANGECRLTNQGSVIAVIHNGRALMRGSQIILEHGDTLTIGPYQIDVSDPQREVPAAEQSVDMLSLFADDQGSDNDPLGMQHAAQDAFTSSLHEALSAEAASLRSARQTVGRLGIDPVSHDPPASGSGPAAGGNREQRMLAALLEGMGLDTTLDKTPLTEDQMRTTGRMLSLFSQGTVALLSSRSILKRGVKAEMTMILNEANNPFKILPSGKTVLMQMYQSQMPGFMPPEQAVRDALVDLQAHQLGMIAGIRAIIAAMLQSFNPQRLEDLARRDGQVPRIALNSSKKAALWDYFLRHYQNTSGEIEDDFHTLFGEAFLHAYDMEVNQYKDSQIRPEDA, encoded by the coding sequence ATGCGATTGACCATTTTACAGAATCAGGCCGATGTTCCGGTAATCGCCTGTGATTTTGTTCCCCCTGGCGGCACAATTGGCCGCAGTGTGGATAACGATCTGGTACTTCCCGATCCCGACAGAACCATTTCACGCCTCCAGGCACTGGTGCATGTGGCGGCGAACGGCGAATGCCGTCTTACTAATCAGGGCAGCGTTATCGCGGTGATTCATAATGGCCGTGCGCTGATGCGTGGAAGTCAGATCATCCTGGAGCACGGCGATACGCTGACCATTGGCCCTTATCAGATTGATGTCAGCGATCCGCAGCGCGAAGTCCCTGCGGCTGAACAGTCAGTTGATATGCTGTCGCTGTTTGCTGACGATCAGGGCAGCGATAACGATCCCCTCGGAATGCAGCACGCCGCACAGGATGCTTTCACCTCATCACTGCACGAGGCGTTGAGCGCTGAAGCTGCCAGCCTGCGTTCGGCACGTCAGACCGTTGGCCGTCTGGGCATCGATCCGGTCAGCCACGATCCCCCCGCCAGCGGAAGTGGCCCGGCGGCAGGAGGCAACCGTGAACAGCGCATGCTGGCCGCCCTGCTGGAAGGTATGGGTCTGGATACCACCCTTGATAAAACGCCGCTGACTGAAGATCAGATGCGAACCACGGGCCGTATGCTCAGTCTGTTTTCGCAGGGCACCGTGGCGCTACTCTCCTCGCGTTCAATCCTCAAACGCGGGGTTAAAGCAGAAATGACGATGATCCTCAATGAGGCTAATAACCCGTTTAAAATCCTCCCTTCCGGCAAAACGGTACTGATGCAGATGTACCAGAGCCAGATGCCCGGCTTTATGCCGCCGGAGCAGGCGGTACGGGATGCCCTTGTCGATCTCCAGGCCCATCAGTTAGGAATGATTGCCGGTATCCGTGCGATTATCGCCGCGATGCTGCAATCATTTAATCCGCAGCGGCTGGAAGATCTGGCGCGTCGCGATGGTCAGGTGCCGCGTATTGCACTTAACAGCAGCAAGAAAGCGGCGCTGTGGGACTATTTTTTGCGCCACTATCAGAACACCTCTGGTGAAATCGAGGATGACTTTCATACCCTGTTTGGCGAAGCGTTCCTTCATGCCTATGACATGGAAGTTAACCAATACAAAGATTCGCAAATTCGCCCGGAAGACGCATGA
- the tssM gene encoding type VI secretion system membrane subunit TssM gives MLKNFFSRLPGRLLWGLTGVTALSALIWMVGPLLSFTRFQALDSPLNRQLLIGLSYFLWILFQLIPQLYRAWFNSKLLTRLQLSSSDHAELEATGEMLDNRFSEAAALLKKTQFGKRGGWLQRFSAQYLYQLPWYLIVGAPGAGKTTALINSGLEFPLSDSMGKTALRGIGGTRHCDWWFTGEAVLLDTAGRYTLQESQRTRDASEWQTFITLLKRYRPRQPINGVIMTLSIADLLSDSAEVRHAQASALRQRMAELHQQTGIAFPVYIMVTKTDLLKGFLRYFARLDKQQREQIWGFTFPWEPGRQSDRRLNAQFEQQFHLLSTRLMTDLSDRMAQESDLTLRAECFQFPQEFCALRPLLAEYLDIVFSPQNGETPWAARGLFFTSGTQEGLPFDRVMGELSRKLQLPQPQGQSIASWDSVNRSAPIPANKGQSFFIRGLLCDVVFKESRLAGSDRLWEDRNRLLHRAGYVVLALTLLATSALWLTSYYNNQHYLQQVSARLPAITEQAKKLNGNNHGNILDLLPFLNSLVALPQTSSFSLDAPPLTLRGGLYRGDQISDAAWGLYQGALKSLLLPRVAQTIAQTLRDDDGNDAEFSRNALRAYQMLYQPRSYDGEFLRGWVMKNLQLSLPSSVTNSQLQQLDWHLSQLLDRQILSSPYMRDNALILKKLAFNQENASRQANVGEPAAMSATFGGQFTAVQRKGHHYGSEK, from the coding sequence ATGCTGAAGAACTTTTTTTCACGGCTGCCCGGCCGCCTGCTATGGGGACTGACTGGCGTCACTGCCCTGTCTGCGCTGATCTGGATGGTCGGGCCGCTGCTGTCATTTACCCGCTTTCAGGCACTGGACAGCCCGCTGAATCGTCAGCTGTTAATCGGCCTGAGCTACTTTTTGTGGATCCTGTTTCAGCTCATCCCGCAGCTTTACCGTGCCTGGTTTAACAGCAAACTGCTGACCCGTCTGCAACTCAGCAGCAGCGATCATGCTGAACTAGAGGCCACTGGTGAAATGCTGGATAACCGTTTCAGCGAAGCCGCCGCACTGTTAAAGAAAACTCAGTTCGGCAAGCGTGGCGGCTGGCTACAGCGTTTTAGTGCGCAGTATCTCTATCAGCTGCCCTGGTATCTGATCGTCGGCGCGCCTGGTGCGGGAAAAACCACCGCGCTGATCAACTCCGGCCTCGAATTTCCCCTCAGCGACTCAATGGGGAAAACCGCACTGCGCGGCATCGGCGGTACCCGTCACTGTGACTGGTGGTTCACCGGGGAGGCCGTACTTCTCGACACCGCCGGCCGTTATACGCTGCAAGAGAGCCAGCGCACCCGCGATGCCAGTGAATGGCAGACCTTTATCACCCTGCTTAAGCGTTATCGCCCGCGTCAGCCGATTAACGGCGTCATTATGACACTCAGCATCGCCGACTTATTGAGCGATTCAGCCGAAGTTCGCCACGCGCAGGCCAGCGCGCTACGCCAGCGTATGGCTGAGTTACACCAGCAGACCGGCATCGCTTTCCCGGTCTATATTATGGTGACTAAAACCGACCTGTTGAAAGGATTCTTACGCTACTTTGCCCGGCTGGATAAACAGCAGCGTGAGCAAATCTGGGGCTTCACCTTCCCGTGGGAGCCAGGCCGGCAGAGCGACCGTCGGCTTAATGCGCAGTTTGAACAGCAGTTTCATCTGCTTTCAACGCGGCTGATGACCGATCTGAGCGACAGGATGGCGCAGGAAAGCGACCTCACCCTGCGCGCCGAATGCTTCCAGTTCCCGCAGGAGTTCTGCGCATTGCGGCCTCTGCTGGCGGAATATCTTGATATTGTCTTTTCACCGCAAAATGGCGAAACCCCCTGGGCTGCGCGCGGCCTGTTCTTTACCAGCGGCACTCAGGAAGGACTGCCGTTTGACCGGGTGATGGGCGAGCTGTCACGTAAGCTGCAACTGCCGCAGCCGCAGGGGCAGTCCATTGCCAGCTGGGACAGTGTGAACCGCAGCGCGCCGATCCCCGCCAACAAAGGGCAGAGCTTCTTTATCCGCGGTCTGCTGTGTGATGTGGTGTTCAAAGAGAGCCGCCTGGCGGGCAGTGACCGCCTGTGGGAGGATCGTAATCGCCTGCTGCATCGCGCCGGTTATGTCGTTCTGGCGCTGACGCTGCTGGCCACTTCAGCCCTGTGGCTGACCAGCTACTATAATAATCAGCACTACCTGCAACAGGTCTCTGCGCGCTTACCCGCGATTACCGAGCAGGCAAAAAAGCTGAACGGCAATAATCACGGTAACATCCTTGATCTGCTACCCTTCTTAAACAGCCTGGTGGCACTACCACAAACCAGCAGCTTCTCACTGGACGCTCCTCCCCTCACGCTGCGTGGCGGGCTATACCGGGGCGATCAGATTAGCGATGCTGCGTGGGGGCTGTATCAGGGTGCCCTGAAGTCGCTGTTACTGCCGCGGGTGGCGCAAACTATCGCTCAAACCCTGCGCGATGATGATGGCAACGACGCAGAGTTCAGCCGGAATGCCCTGCGTGCCTATCAGATGCTGTACCAGCCGCGCAGCTACGATGGCGAATTCCTGCGCGGATGGGTGATGAAGAATCTGCAACTCAGCCTGCCATCCAGCGTAACCAACAGCCAGCTTCAACAGCTGGACTGGCATTTAAGCCAGCTGCTGGATCGTCAGATTCTCAGCTCACCTTATATGCGTGATAACGCGCTGATATTGAAAAAGTTAGCCTTTAACCAGGAAAATGCCTCCCGCCAGGCAAACGTCGGGGAACCTGCTGCAATGAGCGCCACTTTTGGCGGGCAATTCACCGCAGTTCAGCGAAAAGGTCATCATTATGGCAGCGAGAAATGA
- a CDS encoding aminoimidazole riboside kinase has translation MSNKIWVLGDAVVDLLPEGNTHLLKCPGGAPANVAVGIARLGGSSAFIGCVGSDPFGEFLQQTLHDEQVDTEWMYRAPGQRTSTVVVSLDAEGERQFTFMVRPSADLFLSADRLPAFHAGEGLHLCSIALSAEPSRSAAMQAMREIKSAGGWVSFDPNLREDLWSDPAQLAAALAEAFTLADIIKLSEDELYALTDCSDVPAGVDSFTRRYQPSLLLITCGSQGVYLWQTELLQHFAAPRVEVVDTTGAGDAFVAGLLAALATEADPLKPKNLPHAVQQAQRSGAAATTAKGAMTALPYAADLNAF, from the coding sequence ATGAGTAACAAAATCTGGGTACTGGGCGATGCGGTGGTGGACTTGCTGCCTGAGGGAAATACACATCTGCTGAAGTGTCCGGGCGGCGCACCGGCTAATGTGGCCGTTGGCATTGCACGACTTGGCGGCAGCAGCGCCTTTATCGGCTGCGTAGGCAGCGATCCATTCGGTGAATTCCTGCAACAAACACTGCACGACGAGCAGGTGGATACGGAGTGGATGTATCGCGCACCGGGCCAGCGAACCTCAACGGTAGTGGTGAGCCTGGATGCAGAGGGAGAGCGCCAGTTTACCTTTATGGTTCGCCCCTCGGCCGATCTGTTTCTCAGCGCCGACCGCCTGCCCGCGTTCCACGCCGGTGAAGGTCTGCATCTGTGCTCCATTGCCCTGAGCGCCGAACCCTCACGCAGTGCAGCGATGCAGGCCATGCGTGAGATTAAATCCGCCGGGGGCTGGGTCAGCTTCGATCCTAATTTACGGGAAGACCTGTGGTCAGACCCCGCACAATTAGCGGCAGCGCTGGCCGAAGCCTTTACGCTGGCAGATATTATCAAGCTGTCTGAAGATGAGCTATATGCGTTGACCGATTGCAGCGATGTGCCCGCGGGCGTTGACAGTTTCACCCGTCGTTATCAGCCGTCACTGCTGCTGATCACCTGCGGCAGTCAGGGGGTTTATCTCTGGCAGACAGAGTTATTACAGCACTTCGCCGCTCCACGCGTTGAGGTGGTGGATACCACCGGTGCAGGCGATGCCTTTGTCGCCGGACTGCTGGCCGCGCTGGCAACGGAAGCCGATCCTTTGAAGCCGAAAAATCTCCCGCATGCTGTGCAGCAGGCGCAGCGCAGCGGTGCAGCCGCCACTACCGCCAAAGGGGCCATGACCGCCCTGCCTTACGCCGCCGATCTCAACGCTTTTTAA
- a CDS encoding SH3 domain-containing protein has product MIFTRINVKISIAFTLLAALTLAGCKAPPPPVNDDTIVTSVVDGVTLTHRHAVKAPASFTPVNENYRALYNASVMTSPDYSGKVVRYLENGKPFTVLGEVENRWLAIAEVDEQQLIGYVPLKAGVKSDLYDATLRSDRPRPRKNSKKVCVDVGGKSKACRNNNTATWILE; this is encoded by the coding sequence ATGATATTCACGAGGATCAATGTGAAAATTAGCATCGCGTTTACCCTGCTGGCCGCGCTCACTTTAGCAGGATGCAAAGCACCACCGCCGCCCGTTAACGATGACACCATAGTCACCAGCGTCGTCGATGGCGTGACGTTAACGCACCGTCATGCAGTGAAGGCACCCGCGTCCTTTACCCCGGTGAATGAGAACTATCGGGCGCTGTATAATGCCTCGGTCATGACCAGCCCTGACTATAGCGGTAAGGTGGTGCGCTACCTGGAAAACGGCAAGCCATTTACCGTGCTGGGTGAAGTTGAAAACCGCTGGCTCGCTATTGCGGAAGTCGATGAGCAGCAGTTAATCGGCTACGTTCCCCTGAAAGCCGGGGTGAAGAGCGACCTGTACGATGCCACTCTACGCAGTGACCGACCGCGTCCGCGTAAAAACAGCAAGAAAGTGTGCGTGGATGTGGGTGGGAAGAGCAAGGCCTGTCGCAACAATAATACCGCGACCTGGATTCTTGAGTAA
- a CDS encoding serine/threonine protein kinase yields MTANDPQKNVPNALPAGYRFNEFEIKEVIGGGGFGIVYRAWDHLLERTIAIKEYLPMSLASRGEDLSITLRGERYQRLFNAGLNSFIQEARLLARFNHPGLLHVLRFWEENGTAYMGTLFYSGMTLKEWQQGAPETIDEAWIRQLLPPLFGAIDTIHQAGYLHRDISLDNIQIQDNQLPVLLDFGSARKEIGNLSDETEIMLKPGYAPIEQYSEEGDSDQGPWTDIYALGAVLHTLITGNPPPVSVVRCIEDHYQPLSSLCPEGYSLPLLRAIDQALQMDPQQRPQSIEELAALIDLPVSEMGELVTSVAIPLEEPPQLPDPEPVALAVNPGAGTTEPVMAPRIAKRLSRPLLLLSTLAVAAVAALVWGLNRGDKTEPEHSAAAGSGVTPPAAQATATSAPAMATVYLKLNSGESLLLNGSVMDVKPNNSGYASLNLAAGDYHLEVHTAKGVHTQQLKIDRAGTWLINPGR; encoded by the coding sequence ATGACGGCAAACGACCCACAAAAAAATGTACCCAATGCCCTACCGGCTGGCTACCGTTTTAATGAATTTGAAATCAAGGAAGTGATTGGCGGCGGCGGTTTCGGCATTGTGTATCGCGCATGGGATCACCTGCTTGAGCGCACCATTGCCATCAAAGAATATCTGCCAATGTCGCTGGCCAGCCGGGGCGAAGATCTCTCTATCACCCTGCGCGGTGAGCGCTATCAGCGCCTGTTTAACGCCGGACTGAACAGTTTTATCCAGGAAGCGCGTCTGCTGGCACGTTTTAACCATCCTGGCCTGCTGCATGTATTGCGCTTTTGGGAAGAGAACGGCACCGCCTATATGGGTACGCTGTTTTACAGCGGCATGACGCTGAAAGAGTGGCAGCAGGGTGCCCCGGAGACGATTGACGAAGCGTGGATCCGTCAGCTGTTACCGCCGCTGTTTGGTGCTATCGATACCATTCATCAGGCCGGTTATCTGCACCGTGATATCTCGCTGGATAATATTCAGATCCAGGATAACCAGCTGCCAGTACTGCTTGATTTTGGTTCAGCGCGCAAAGAGATTGGTAACCTCTCCGATGAAACGGAGATCATGCTGAAACCCGGCTACGCGCCAATTGAACAATACAGTGAAGAGGGTGACAGCGATCAGGGGCCGTGGACTGATATCTATGCGCTTGGCGCGGTGTTACATACGCTGATCACCGGTAATCCGCCGCCGGTCAGCGTCGTTCGCTGCATTGAAGACCACTATCAGCCGCTGAGTTCATTATGTCCGGAAGGCTATTCACTGCCCTTGCTGCGTGCTATTGACCAGGCACTGCAAATGGATCCGCAGCAGCGACCACAGTCCATCGAAGAGCTGGCAGCGCTGATTGATCTGCCAGTGAGTGAAATGGGAGAGCTGGTCACCAGCGTCGCGATTCCTCTGGAAGAGCCGCCTCAGCTGCCCGATCCGGAGCCAGTGGCGCTGGCGGTTAATCCAGGGGCCGGAACGACCGAACCGGTGATGGCACCACGGATAGCGAAGCGTCTGTCACGTCCTCTGCTGTTACTCAGCACTCTGGCGGTGGCCGCAGTCGCAGCGCTGGTTTGGGGATTGAACCGTGGTGATAAAACTGAGCCTGAGCACTCGGCTGCGGCTGGCAGTGGCGTTACTCCACCTGCTGCGCAGGCCACAGCCACCAGCGCTCCGGCCATGGCCACGGTCTATCTGAAGTTAAATAGCGGCGAGTCTCTGCTGCTGAACGGCAGCGTGATGGACGTAAAACCGAATAACAGCGGCTATGCTTCGTTGAATCTGGCGGCGGGAGATTATCATCTTGAAGTCCACACGGCTAAAGGCGTGCATACGCAGCAGCTGAAGATCGACCGCGCGGGCACCTGGCTGATTAATCCGGGTCGTTAA
- the icmH gene encoding type IVB secretion system protein IcmH/DotU, protein MTSEFPVDPATPVSPDNPLLLAASPLLNAIVQIRLAATHDDPAGLRHQLIDEMRHFETRCKQAGMPFEMIIGARYCLCAVLDEAAAQTPWGSRGVWSGNGLLITFHNESWGGEKVFQLLSRISQNPAQHLWLLEVIHFCLLLGYEGRYRGMDNGRLQRDAVRTRLAQLIQDVRSQQEPLLPQTAVAAGQSTLWRPPVPLWVCVILATFIGCLIFSALNWRLGNAAEPLLRQIWQTPLPKVVAGQRGAAPQELLDLRQRLSDLIAERKLDVADSANGSKVILPADRLFTHSTTVLSPEGRALIARVATAMETARGTIQVSAYTDDERVLSSRFPSNYEYSAAQARAISTMMAQLIAQPGITIRAQGRGDSGALLPNDSAENRAQNRRVEITLFAAPESDNSHSTGKK, encoded by the coding sequence ATGACGTCGGAATTTCCCGTTGACCCAGCCACACCGGTCAGCCCAGATAACCCATTACTGTTAGCAGCCTCTCCGCTGCTCAATGCTATTGTACAAATCCGCCTGGCAGCCACCCATGACGACCCGGCCGGTTTACGCCACCAGCTTATCGATGAGATGCGTCATTTCGAGACGCGTTGTAAGCAGGCGGGTATGCCCTTTGAAATGATCATCGGTGCCCGTTACTGCCTTTGTGCCGTGCTGGATGAAGCCGCCGCGCAAACCCCCTGGGGCAGCCGGGGCGTATGGTCAGGCAATGGCCTGCTGATCACTTTCCATAATGAAAGCTGGGGCGGCGAAAAAGTCTTTCAGCTACTGTCGCGCATTTCACAAAACCCCGCCCAGCATCTCTGGCTGCTGGAAGTGATTCATTTCTGTCTGCTGCTGGGTTATGAAGGACGCTATCGCGGGATGGATAATGGCCGTCTGCAACGTGATGCCGTTCGCACCCGGCTGGCGCAGCTAATCCAGGATGTTCGTAGTCAGCAGGAGCCGCTGCTGCCACAAACCGCCGTCGCCGCCGGGCAGAGTACGCTGTGGCGTCCGCCGGTACCGCTGTGGGTCTGCGTCATCCTCGCCACTTTTATTGGCTGCCTGATTTTCTCCGCTCTTAACTGGCGACTGGGGAATGCTGCCGAACCGCTGCTGCGTCAAATCTGGCAGACACCGCTACCAAAAGTGGTTGCCGGACAGCGCGGTGCCGCACCACAGGAGCTGCTGGATCTGCGCCAGCGTCTCAGTGACCTGATTGCCGAGCGTAAGCTCGATGTGGCCGATAGCGCCAACGGCAGTAAAGTGATCCTCCCCGCCGACCGCCTGTTCACTCACTCCACCACGGTACTCTCTCCTGAAGGTCGCGCGCTGATTGCCCGCGTAGCAACTGCAATGGAGACGGCCAGAGGAACTATTCAGGTCAGCGCTTACACCGATGATGAACGGGTGCTTTCCAGCCGTTTCCCGTCAAACTATGAATACTCCGCCGCTCAGGCCCGCGCCATCAGTACCATGATGGCGCAGCTGATTGCCCAGCCGGGCATCACCATACGTGCCCAGGGCCGTGGTGACAGCGGCGCACTGCTGCCGAATGACAGTGCGGAAAACCGCGCACAGAACCGTCGCGTTGAAATCACCCTGTTCGCTGCCCCCGAATCAGACAACAGCCACTCTACGGGGAAAAAATAA
- the tagF gene encoding type VI secretion system-associated protein TagF translates to MAARNDLGWYGKLPTTGDFLQRRMPEALVDSWSNWFQLGLVHWHHHHDGATDPFSRAPVWNFALPATLGVQRVQIGCLMPSRDRVGRAWPLLALQSVPVKAWHPAQLTISGEWFQELGATLNEAVQQLHSVDWLEQALRGISPLSLPDTGRSDIMDVIGYQDLPCTLAWQEVAKRFDPLQYTSYWWTNQSDGYPLTSHKHSGNLTAQLFSQLFHPAAGLQPGRNGLYPPMFE, encoded by the coding sequence ATGGCAGCGAGAAATGACCTGGGATGGTATGGCAAGCTTCCAACAACCGGCGATTTTTTGCAGCGCCGGATGCCGGAAGCCTTAGTTGACAGCTGGTCGAACTGGTTCCAGCTCGGGCTGGTTCACTGGCATCACCATCATGATGGGGCCACCGACCCGTTCAGCCGGGCACCGGTGTGGAACTTCGCCCTGCCCGCCACCTTAGGCGTGCAGCGGGTGCAGATTGGCTGTCTGATGCCCTCGCGGGATCGCGTTGGACGCGCATGGCCGTTGCTGGCGCTCCAGAGTGTGCCGGTAAAAGCATGGCACCCGGCACAGCTGACCATCTCCGGGGAGTGGTTCCAGGAGCTTGGGGCCACTCTGAACGAGGCGGTGCAGCAGCTCCACTCCGTCGACTGGCTGGAGCAGGCGCTGCGGGGTATCTCTCCGCTGTCGCTGCCTGACACCGGGCGTTCCGATATTATGGATGTGATCGGCTATCAGGATCTCCCCTGTACGCTGGCCTGGCAGGAAGTGGCAAAGCGCTTCGATCCGTTGCAGTACACCAGCTATTGGTGGACTAACCAGAGTGATGGTTATCCACTGACCAGCCACAAGCACAGCGGTAATCTTACCGCCCAGCTGTTTTCGCAGTTATTTCATCCGGCGGCCGGGTTACAGCCGGGCCGTAACGGACTCTATCCGCCGATGTTTGAATAG
- a CDS encoding PP2C family protein-serine/threonine phosphatase, translating into MNINYSATTQIGKRESNQDTTGTMLGHRSACFMVCDGVAGTPGGELAAQIARDTLLNQLDGDAPLHPHETATLIDRTEQAILDAQRINPNYQKMSTTLAALFIDRDSLRAWWVHAGDSRVYLFRRGVVHSVTRDHSLAQQLLAAGYENTGINSNLLYNALGADVTHPHGYSDVITLEDGDAFLICTDGFWSNLTPGEMEQALRMVNSPSEWLALMQKAIDQSEKKDNLSAVAVWIGSPQETTLLFSMADSARFLPPRD; encoded by the coding sequence ATGAATATTAACTATTCCGCCACGACTCAGATTGGTAAACGAGAGAGCAACCAGGACACCACCGGCACAATGTTAGGCCATCGCAGCGCCTGCTTTATGGTCTGCGATGGCGTGGCGGGTACCCCCGGTGGCGAACTGGCTGCACAGATCGCCCGTGATACTTTGCTGAACCAGCTTGACGGCGATGCTCCCCTGCACCCGCATGAAACGGCCACGCTGATCGATCGCACCGAGCAGGCTATCCTTGATGCGCAGAGGATTAATCCGAATTATCAGAAGATGAGCACGACCCTGGCAGCGCTGTTTATTGATCGCGACAGCCTCAGGGCCTGGTGGGTGCATGCCGGGGACAGCCGGGTATATCTGTTTCGCCGTGGGGTGGTACATAGCGTGACTCGTGACCACAGTCTTGCGCAACAGTTGCTGGCGGCCGGGTATGAAAATACGGGAATTAACAGCAACTTACTCTATAATGCACTGGGTGCGGATGTGACACACCCGCACGGCTACAGCGATGTCATCACGCTGGAAGATGGCGACGCGTTTCTGATTTGTACCGATGGTTTCTGGAGCAATCTCACACCCGGCGAGATGGAGCAGGCGCTGCGCATGGTTAATTCCCCGTCAGAGTGGCTGGCGCTGATGCAAAAAGCCATCGACCAGAGCGAAAAAAAAGATAACCTGAGCGCCGTGGCAGTCTGGATTGGTTCACCACAAGAGACCACATTACTCTTTTCCATGGCGGATTCTGCCCGTTTTCTCCCGCCGCGCGATTAA
- a CDS encoding gamma-glutamylcyclotransferase gives MLTRDFLLQADCKTAFGDIEESLLWTCEQRAASLAATLSCRPDHSPVWIFGYGSLMWNPVFEADEVAAGTLQGWHRAFCLRLTAGRGTASQPGRMLALKEGGQTTGLAFCLPEAKLHEELELLWKREMITGCYLPTWCDLVLDDGRTVTALVFVMDPRHALYESDSCPKTIAPLIAKATGPLGTNAQYLFSLETELKQRGMHDDCLNDLVQRVRELQQCHNGLAG, from the coding sequence ATGTTAACAAGAGATTTTCTATTGCAGGCAGATTGCAAAACGGCCTTCGGTGATATCGAAGAGTCGCTGTTGTGGACCTGCGAACAGCGTGCCGCTTCGCTGGCGGCAACGTTGTCCTGTCGTCCCGATCACAGTCCTGTGTGGATTTTTGGCTACGGCTCCCTGATGTGGAATCCGGTGTTTGAGGCGGATGAAGTCGCTGCTGGAACGCTGCAAGGCTGGCATCGTGCTTTCTGTCTGCGGCTGACCGCCGGGCGCGGTACAGCCAGTCAGCCCGGGCGTATGCTGGCATTGAAAGAGGGCGGCCAGACCACCGGGCTGGCGTTCTGCCTGCCGGAGGCAAAGCTACACGAAGAGCTGGAACTGTTGTGGAAGCGGGAGATGATTACCGGCTGTTATCTGCCTACCTGGTGCGATCTGGTGCTTGACGACGGGCGGACGGTGACTGCGCTGGTATTTGTAATGGATCCGCGCCACGCGCTGTATGAATCTGACTCCTGCCCGAAGACTATCGCACCGCTGATTGCCAAAGCCACCGGGCCGCTTGGTACCAACGCACAGTATCTTTTTTCCCTGGAAACGGAACTGAAGCAGCGGGGCATGCATGACGATTGCCTGAACGATTTAGTACAGCGGGTGCGCGAGCTACAGCAGTGCCATAACGGGCTGGCAGGATAA